One genomic window of Nicotiana sylvestris chromosome 10, ASM39365v2, whole genome shotgun sequence includes the following:
- the LOC138880367 gene encoding uncharacterized protein, whose translation MSNLSKLEFVALDITGKNYLSWVLDAEIHLDAKGLGNTIIQGNEASNQDKAKAMIFLRHHLHEGLKTEYLTVKDPLELWINLKDRYDHLKLTVLPKARYEWIHLRLQDFKTVSEYNSAIFKVSSLLKLCGDTITDEDLLEKTFSTFHASNVVLQQQYREKGFKKYSELITCLLVAEQNNTLLMKNHEARPTGSAPFPEVNAVATYDKFERKQNNYRGRGHGRKRGRGRGRNNYRHYGGNKLENNKGSQINHSKGKASMCHRCGMRGHWARICRTPEHFVKLYQASLKKKENNVEAHLTFQNNNDEAGPSNKYDSKAHPAYKDDDFEGLTNITHLEVGDFFEDID comes from the coding sequence atgtcaaatttatcaaaacttgaatttgtggcacttgacatcaccgggaagaactatttatcatgggtccttgatgctgaaattcaccttgacgctaaaggtcttggaaatacgattatacaaggaaatgaagcatcaaatcaggataaagcgaaagccatgattttccttcgccatcatttacatgaagggttaaaaactgaatatttaacagtaaaagatccacttgaattatggattaatttgaaggatcgatatgaccacctaaaacttacggtattaccgaaagctcggtatgagtggatacatttaaggttgcaagactttaaaactgtaagtgagtataattctgctatctttaaagtaagttctctattaaaattatgtggagacactatcacagatgaggacttattggaaaaaacattttctacttttcacgcttcaaatgtggtgctacaacaacaataccgtgaaaaaggttttaagaaatattctgagttaatcacatgcctacttgtggctgagcagaataatactctattaatgaaaaatcatgaagcccgtcccactgggtcagctccatttccggaagtgaatgctgtagcaacatatgataagtttgaaagaaaacaaaataattaccgtggtcgtggacatggtcgtaaacgtggacgtggcagggggcgaaacaattatcgtcattatggtggaaataaattggagaacaataagggttctcaaattaatcattcaaaaggtaaagctagtatgtgtcaccgatgtggtatgagaggtcattgggcacgcatttgtcgtacgccagaacattttgtcaaactttatcaagcctccctcaagaaaaaagaaaataatgtggaggcacacttgacctttcaaaataataatgatgaagcaggtccctcaaataaatatgattctaaggcacatcctgcatataaagatgatgattttgaaggcctaacaaatattactcatttagaagttggagacttctttgaggatattgactga
- the LOC138879115 gene encoding protein FAR1-RELATED SEQUENCE 5-like, producing the protein MGGKASKTIYTDQAPAIASAIKEVFPNIKSTQRSESTNKVFTEMACKTMTLTEFVNHYEQRAAEMRDIEATEDFKCRGTPKLAIEDCGILKHAASIYTRTIFTRFQHEFLQETSKKVIKLESNGTCHTYTVLKGEGGQTDTVQFNSFDNFISCSCLMFESLGWLCCHALKVLFFDLDFSYIHVQYILKRWTKNTKQGNGFDEYNNKKKLPTLSMAIRLNGLMKESFAVMTLAANDAESEEIARKFLYQARVEITKFQNELYAEGTRKNYYKFSTTTSFSGTNDRVFDPIKKKGKEMDMED; encoded by the exons ATGGGAGGAAAGGCATCCAAAACTATTTATACTGATCAAGCTCCTGCAATAGCGTCTGCcattaaggaagtttttccaa ATATTAAGTCAACTCAGAGGAGTGAGAGCACTAATAAGGTCTTTACTGAAATGGCTTGCAAGACGATGACTTTAACTGAATTTGTTAATCATTATGAGCAACGGGCAGCTGAAATGCGTGATATTGAGGCGACAGAGGATTTTAAATGTCGAGGAACACCTAAACTTGCTATAGAAGATTGTGGGATATTAAAGCATGCTGCGAGTATCTACACAAGAACCATATTTACAAGATTTCAACATGAATTCTTGCAAGAAACATCTAAGAAAGTGATTAAACTTGAAAGTAATGGCACTTGTCACACATATACAGTTCTTAAAGGGGAAGGAGGACAAACTGACACCGTCCAATTCAATTCATTTGACAATTTCATAAGTTGTAGTTGTCTTATGTTTGAATCCTTGGGTTGGTTGTGTTGTCATGCATTAAAAGTGTTATTCTTTGACTTAGATTTTTCTTATATCCATGTACAATATATTCTGAAAAGATGGACAAAGAATACTAAACAAGGGAATGGATTTGATGAGTACAACAATAAGAAGAAATTACCAACTTTATCTATGGCCATTCGCTTAAATGGTTTGATGAAAGAATCATTTGCTGTTATGACTTTAGCTGCAAACGATGCCGAGTCCGAAGAAATTGCTAGAAAGTTTTTGTATCAAGCAAGGGTTGAGATTACTAAATTCCAAAATGAGTTATATGCAGAAGGTACTCGTAAGAACTATTACAAATTTAGTACAACTACTAGTTTTTCAGGAACAAATGATCGTGTTTTCGATCCAATTAAGAAGAAGGGTAAGGAAATGGATATGGAAGATTGA
- the LOC104228945 gene encoding uncharacterized protein has translation MATEDEQIGATTTTDNFTAGTATFPTIDHNHPFAMRIGLLGKSKVGFVDGRFPKSKFEPERHDLWEKVNAIVLSWIMNVVRPGLLSSELYPSSDHTVWEDLKERFDKVDGSRILYLYREVHTLTQGTMIVTGYFSRLRELWDEFDTLMPCPGCPCSESKQYTQHFEYQRLLQFLIGLNESYSQSRSQIMMMSPLRSINKSYSLLVNQKSRRNLTSITQVAQVTEALENAAMYSSRNVNNAGNYRPKRNQV, from the exons ATGGCGACTGAAGATGAGCAAATTGGTGCAACGACTACTACTGACAATTTCACGGCTGGAACTGCCACTTTTCCTACTATCGATCACAATCACCCATT TGCAATGAGAATAGGTCTGCTAGGTAAAAGTAAAGTAGGTTTTGTCGATGGGAGATTTCCTAAATCTAAATTTGAACCCGAGCGTCATGATCTGTGGGAAAAGGTCAATGCTATAGTTCTCTCGTGGATAATGAATGTTGTTAGACCAGGATTGTTGAGTAGTGAGTTGTATCCATCTAGTGATCATACAGTTTGGGAAGATTTGAAGGAGAGGTTTGATAAAGTAGATGGCTCGAGAATACTCTATTTGTATAGAGAAGTTCATACCCTGACCCAAGGAACTATGATTGTGACTGGCTATTTTTCAAGGCTTAGAGAGCTATGGGATGAGTTTGATACTCTCATGCCCTGTCCTGGTTGTCCTTGCTCTGAATCTAAACAGTATACCCAACATTTTGAGTATCAAAGACTTCTTCAATTCCTCATTGGGTTGAATGAATCCTATTCTCAGTCTAGGAGCCAAATTATGATGATGTCTCCCCTACGAAGTATAAACAAGTCCTACTCTTTGTTAGTAAATCAGAAAAGTCGAAGGAACCTCACAAGCATAACACAAGTTGCTCAGGTCACTGAAGCCTTGGAGAATGCTGCCATGTATAGCAGTAGGAATGTGAACAATGCTGGAAACTATAGGCCCAAAAGGAATCAAGTTTAG